One genomic window of Candidatus Polarisedimenticolia bacterium includes the following:
- a CDS encoding class I SAM-dependent methyltransferase — protein MDPSMYRAFAELHERRHWWFVGRRRIVASILASVLGDRRNLEILDIGCGTGGMIPLLRPFGRVTAIDPSEEAILYSSERYSGQAILRRVDFPREPPPRERYDLVTLFDVLEHLDDDREALSKAARLLGPGGRLILTVPAHRSLWSPHDEINQHRRRYARAELQGRIREAGLRLLRMTYFNALLLPAVWAARRIRRGAALEGDRRSDFRIQTGWMNNFLAAVFGAERFLLRAFDLPLGVSLLAIAAPGEPAVR, from the coding sequence ATGGATCCTTCGATGTACCGGGCGTTCGCGGAGCTGCATGAGCGCCGTCACTGGTGGTTCGTCGGCCGGCGGCGGATCGTGGCCTCGATCCTGGCATCGGTCCTCGGAGATCGCCGCAACCTCGAGATCCTGGACATCGGTTGCGGGACCGGAGGAATGATCCCGCTGTTGAGGCCGTTCGGCCGCGTGACCGCGATCGATCCCTCGGAGGAGGCGATCCTCTACTCGAGCGAGCGCTATTCCGGCCAGGCCATTCTTCGGCGGGTGGATTTCCCAAGGGAGCCGCCGCCGCGGGAGCGTTACGATTTGGTGACCCTTTTCGACGTCCTCGAGCACCTCGACGACGACCGGGAGGCCTTGTCTAAAGCAGCTCGCCTGCTCGGACCCGGAGGACGGCTCATCCTCACCGTTCCGGCGCACCGCTCGCTCTGGTCTCCCCATGACGAAATCAATCAGCATCGCCGGCGTTACGCCCGGGCCGAGCTTCAGGGCCGCATCCGGGAGGCGGGCCTCAGGCTCCTGCGGATGACCTATTTCAATGCCTTGCTGTTGCCGGCCGTCTGGGCCGCGCGCCGCATCCGCCGGGGGGCGGCCCTGGAGGGGGATCGACGCTCCGACTTCAGGATCCAGACGGGCTGGATGAACAACTTCCTGGCTGCGGTGTTCGGTGCGGAGCGCTTCCTCCTACGCGCCTTCGACCTTCCCCTCGGCGTTTCGCTGCTGGCGATCGCCGCCCCCGGAGAGCCTGCGGTCCGATGA
- a CDS encoding rhodanese-like domain-containing protein, which produces MPIQSASAERAAELLSSEQGYVYLDVRSIPEFAQGHPRSARNVPLLHAEPGSRQLVPNPDFLRVVQANFPPESRLLLGCLSGGRSLRAAEILEEAGYQNLLNVRCGFGGARDDFGRVTEPGWEALGLPVEREETPGRSYQTLLRRADA; this is translated from the coding sequence ATGCCGATTCAAAGTGCCTCCGCGGAACGGGCCGCCGAGTTGCTCTCCTCCGAGCAAGGCTATGTCTATCTGGACGTCCGGTCGATCCCGGAGTTCGCGCAGGGACATCCCCGCTCCGCCCGCAACGTCCCCCTCCTGCATGCCGAGCCCGGCTCCCGGCAGCTCGTTCCCAATCCGGACTTCCTGAGAGTGGTGCAGGCCAACTTCCCTCCCGAGTCCCGCCTCCTCCTCGGCTGTCTCTCCGGCGGGCGCTCGCTGAGGGCGGCCGAAATACTCGAGGAAGCCGGATACCAGAATTTGCTGAACGTCCGGTGCGGGTTCGGCGGGGCGCGTGACGACTTCGGGCGAGTGACCGAGCCGGGATGGGAGGCCCTGGGCCTGCCCGTGGAACGTGAAGAGACTCCCGGACGTTCCTATCAGACCCTGCTGCGGCGGGCGGACGCTTGA
- a CDS encoding tetratricopeptide repeat protein, with product MFDAEGLDLLQLARKQVLKGDYAEALRSFQLALQLLVFDGNLAVHPQYLSHYGVALAGSAGKIEEGRRLCERSIQLEPYEPEHYLNLGVVLLMRGDQAGALTAFSRGLAVRSDHPDLLERIRTAERRRTVLFPALHRDHVLNRCLGKIIAARRLTRLS from the coding sequence ATGTTTGACGCGGAAGGATTGGATCTTCTTCAGCTCGCCAGGAAACAGGTCCTGAAGGGGGACTATGCGGAAGCGCTGCGCAGCTTCCAGCTGGCGCTTCAGCTTCTCGTGTTCGACGGCAACCTCGCGGTCCATCCGCAGTACCTCTCCCATTACGGCGTCGCCCTGGCGGGATCCGCGGGGAAGATTGAAGAAGGACGCCGTCTCTGCGAGCGCTCGATTCAATTGGAGCCCTACGAGCCCGAGCATTACCTCAATCTCGGCGTGGTGCTGCTGATGCGCGGCGACCAGGCCGGCGCGTTGACGGCGTTCTCGCGGGGGCTGGCCGTCCGCTCCGATCATCCCGATCTGCTCGAAAGGATCCGGACGGCCGAGCGCCGGCGCACCGTCCTCTTTCCTGCCCTCCACCGAGATCACGTCCTGAATCGTTGTCTCGGGAAAATCATCGCGGCGCGCCGCCTCACCCGACTCTCCTGA
- a CDS encoding S8 family peptidase → MAIILALVLILSGGIFDWASWPAAQAAESSDDSRLSPRLIKLLEALEPDDMVPVIVSTTEPSDEADDAAAQLLGVRAGRRFSQLGAYSASVPAGSLRSLSRGRNVRHVSYDFIVRSFNDLNYVTVGADQAARQTTPLGSSLNGAGVTVAVVDSGIANHSDIGSRQVAEVEVVGHEKGFADYYGHGTHVAGIIAGDGSASSDSQSFRRFNGIAPKAKLVSVRVLGPDGSGRVSDVLAGINWVVLNRSAYNIRVMNLSLGHSVEQSYVDDPLCQAVELAWRSGIVVVAAAGNSGTGGYATIHSPGNDPSIITVGASNNYRSAVRPDDVLTSYTSRGPTYLDHVVKPDLVAPGNRTISLRAEGSALDTAYAALRVKQGAYRSDPAAAQLDSPYFELSGSSMSAGVVSGMAALMIQAQPLITPDTVKARLMKGAEKRLGYDVFSEGAGFADLITALGLADVALLPALSPKATWTETGILFQDPGTLWGDAAVWGGDVIWGSDPQRGTGAVWGDATVWGRRAAASSSGSVAPGNAGASSIVWGGGMRADSIVWGGGMRADSIVWGGGMRADSIVWGGGMSADSIVWGGGMSADSIVWGGGMSADSIVWGGGISADSIVWGGGFSLFGESTLLGDDLPSNL, encoded by the coding sequence ATGGCGATCATTCTGGCGCTCGTCCTGATCCTTTCGGGAGGGATCTTCGACTGGGCCAGCTGGCCGGCGGCGCAGGCGGCCGAAAGTTCCGACGATTCGCGCTTGAGCCCGCGGCTGATCAAGCTCCTTGAAGCTCTCGAGCCGGATGACATGGTTCCCGTGATCGTGTCGACGACCGAGCCTTCCGATGAGGCGGACGACGCCGCGGCGCAGTTGCTTGGAGTCCGCGCCGGCCGGCGCTTCAGCCAGCTCGGCGCCTATTCGGCATCGGTTCCGGCAGGCTCGCTGCGCTCGCTCTCCCGCGGCAGGAACGTCCGCCACGTCTCCTACGACTTCATCGTCCGATCCTTCAACGACCTGAACTACGTCACGGTGGGCGCCGACCAGGCGGCGCGCCAGACCACGCCTCTCGGGTCCTCTCTTAACGGCGCCGGAGTGACGGTGGCGGTGGTCGACTCCGGGATCGCCAATCATTCCGACATCGGCAGCCGCCAGGTGGCGGAAGTGGAGGTGGTCGGTCACGAGAAGGGATTCGCGGATTACTACGGCCACGGGACGCACGTCGCCGGAATCATCGCCGGCGACGGCAGCGCCAGCAGCGACTCGCAGTCCTTCAGGCGTTTCAATGGAATCGCCCCCAAGGCGAAGCTCGTCTCGGTGCGCGTCCTGGGCCCGGATGGAAGCGGCCGGGTCAGCGACGTTCTGGCCGGCATCAACTGGGTCGTCCTGAACCGGTCTGCCTACAACATCCGCGTGATGAACCTGTCGCTGGGCCATTCGGTGGAGCAATCGTACGTCGACGATCCCCTCTGCCAGGCGGTCGAACTCGCCTGGAGGTCCGGCATCGTCGTGGTGGCGGCCGCGGGGAACTCGGGGACGGGAGGCTACGCGACGATTCACAGCCCCGGCAACGATCCCTCGATCATCACGGTGGGAGCCTCCAACAATTACCGGAGCGCGGTCCGGCCTGACGACGTTCTGACTTCTTATACTTCCCGCGGACCGACCTACCTGGATCACGTCGTCAAGCCCGATCTGGTGGCGCCGGGCAACCGGACCATCTCGCTGCGCGCCGAAGGCTCGGCTCTCGACACGGCCTATGCGGCGCTGCGCGTAAAGCAGGGCGCCTATCGGAGCGACCCCGCGGCGGCACAGCTCGACTCCCCCTACTTCGAGCTGAGCGGCTCGAGCATGTCGGCGGGCGTCGTCTCCGGCATGGCGGCGCTGATGATCCAGGCTCAGCCTCTCATCACCCCGGACACGGTGAAGGCCCGTCTGATGAAGGGGGCCGAGAAGCGCCTGGGCTACGACGTCTTCTCCGAAGGCGCCGGGTTCGCCGATCTCATCACGGCCCTGGGCCTCGCAGACGTCGCCCTGCTTCCGGCGCTTTCCCCCAAGGCGACGTGGACGGAGACCGGAATCCTCTTCCAGGACCCGGGAACCCTCTGGGGCGACGCGGCGGTCTGGGGCGGCGACGTAATCTGGGGTTCCGATCCGCAGCGCGGCACCGGCGCCGTCTGGGGCGACGCGACGGTATGGGGCCGCCGCGCCGCGGCCTCCTCCAGCGGAAGCGTCGCACCGGGCAACGCCGGGGCCAGCTCGATCGTGTGGGGCGGCGGCATGAGGGCCGACTCGATTGTGTGGGGCGGCGGCATGAGGGCCGACTCGATCGTGTGGGGCGGCGGCATGAGGGCCGACTCGATTGTGTGGGGCGGTGGCATGAGCGCCGACTCGATCGTGTGGGGCGGCGGCATGAGCGCCGACTCGATCGTGTGGGGTGGCGGCATGAGCGCCGATTCGATCGTGTGGGGCGGCGGGATCAGCGCCGACTCGATCGTGTGGGGCGGCGGATTCTCTCTCTTCGGCGAGAGCACGCTCCTCGGTGATGACCTTCCCAGCAATCTCTGA
- a CDS encoding glycosyltransferase family 39 protein codes for MKKSHLGIILLLSLAVRVPLLVFQHDAYLTGGITTSLGLVARNLLEGRGLSETTGPFSILQLYDRQVGEKRLIDIQDFPDPPDQSTKPLIQRMPGYPFLLAALWKVTGEYRYLPVQILQVGLSALLPLLLAGTARRLFGSAAGLAAGVLAALNVPEARLSLVPLYDWWLVPIAALYAWILVRSAPRGYPARDFLLLGMVGAAGVYLKPTVAALPLFVVAALLPRLSRRQLVLRGALAFGIPLLALLPWAARNHRVFHRPILTTTFFWATIWEGYGEIPNRFGAVLDDRRTYMQVLSRDKLLEYGTPEYDDYFRAKVLSVMASNPGFVAGLWAQRLIRGLLFPDNSWGIPWAEDLEASYIYFQSTHGGGPLAYLRARPGVAVVKVARKIWEPLLLVLALLTLGADRARFKEFLPLVAIPLAGLAATIPLHLESRYLLPATQIWILFAAAPVAAWLVPGSPGSGGRAEAPEAPP; via the coding sequence ATGAAGAAGAGCCATCTCGGAATCATCCTGCTCCTGTCGCTGGCGGTTCGCGTTCCGCTCCTGGTCTTCCAGCACGATGCCTATCTCACCGGCGGGATCACTACCTCGCTCGGGCTGGTCGCGCGGAATCTTCTGGAAGGAAGGGGCCTCTCCGAGACGACGGGGCCGTTCAGCATCCTGCAGCTCTACGACCGCCAGGTCGGCGAGAAAAGGCTGATCGACATCCAGGACTTCCCCGACCCTCCGGACCAGTCGACGAAGCCGCTGATCCAGAGGATGCCCGGTTATCCGTTTCTCCTGGCCGCCCTCTGGAAGGTCACCGGCGAGTACCGCTATCTGCCCGTCCAGATCCTTCAGGTGGGCCTCAGCGCCCTGCTGCCGCTGCTCCTTGCCGGCACGGCCCGCCGCCTGTTCGGCTCCGCGGCCGGGCTCGCCGCGGGGGTGCTGGCCGCGCTGAACGTGCCGGAGGCGCGCCTGTCGCTCGTTCCTCTCTACGATTGGTGGCTCGTGCCCATCGCCGCGCTCTACGCGTGGATTCTGGTGCGCAGCGCGCCGCGCGGCTACCCGGCCCGCGACTTCCTGCTCCTGGGCATGGTGGGGGCGGCCGGCGTCTACCTGAAGCCGACAGTGGCCGCCCTGCCCCTGTTCGTGGTCGCGGCTCTCCTGCCGCGACTCTCGCGCCGTCAGCTGGTTCTGCGCGGCGCCCTGGCGTTCGGGATTCCGCTCCTGGCGTTGCTCCCTTGGGCCGCGCGGAACCACCGCGTCTTCCACCGTCCCATCCTCACGACGACTTTCTTCTGGGCGACGATCTGGGAGGGCTACGGGGAGATCCCGAACCGCTTTGGCGCGGTGCTGGACGACCGGCGAACCTACATGCAGGTCCTCTCCCGGGACAAGCTGCTGGAATACGGGACGCCGGAGTACGACGACTACTTCCGCGCGAAGGTGCTCTCGGTGATGGCTTCCAATCCCGGCTTCGTCGCCGGCCTCTGGGCGCAGCGACTCATCAGAGGCCTTCTGTTCCCCGACAACTCCTGGGGCATTCCATGGGCGGAGGACCTCGAGGCCAGCTACATCTACTTCCAGTCGACCCATGGCGGCGGACCGCTCGCCTATCTCCGGGCCAGGCCCGGGGTCGCCGTGGTGAAAGTGGCCCGGAAGATCTGGGAGCCCTTGCTTCTTGTCCTGGCCCTGCTGACTCTGGGAGCGGATCGGGCACGCTTTAAGGAGTTCCTGCCGCTGGTCGCCATTCCCCTGGCCGGGCTCGCCGCGACGATTCCGCTCCACTTGGAGAGCCGATACTTGCTGCCCGCCACGCAGATCTGGATCCTCTTCGCGGCGGCCCCCGTTGCCGCCTGGCTCGTCCCGGGATCGCCGGGGTCGGGAGGAAGAGCCGAGGCGCCCGAAGCGCCCCCATGA
- a CDS encoding tetratricopeptide repeat protein, with protein MSRGGALRRVAAGAGICLLLASGCGRREASSPATRTAPAKPSGPPTPSHPDWGLPAEAARWVNEGVGEYRQGRYHEAASSFQKARDLVPADTRVSTLLGAALTQARQYAPAKEEYRRLLAIHPEAPEPRLGLARIALRLGDYEEATRLFREVLERHPQDPQSLYNLGLVRYRAGDYAEARSLLGRLLVEMPGHAEAHYMLGLCFMRGGDDGRAEEELGRAIALAPENSQAHFNLAKVYARRGKKAEAAREQEIFVRLWDRQAKDRAAEGNARELFLTADYVAALKEYDRLLAISPESGRYQLGRAQCLLKMKRPEEARAALEKAVASDPKLTEAHYLLAVLYQQSGEEEKSRREREAFDRLEAIGENKTGF; from the coding sequence ATGAGCCGCGGAGGAGCGCTGCGGCGCGTGGCCGCCGGCGCGGGAATCTGTCTACTCCTGGCTTCCGGCTGCGGCCGTCGCGAGGCTTCCAGCCCGGCCACCCGGACGGCGCCGGCAAAGCCGTCCGGCCCCCCGACGCCGTCCCATCCCGACTGGGGTCTCCCGGCCGAAGCGGCACGATGGGTGAACGAGGGAGTGGGCGAGTACCGGCAGGGGAGATACCACGAAGCCGCCTCCTCCTTCCAGAAAGCGCGCGATCTCGTTCCGGCCGACACCCGCGTGTCGACTCTTCTCGGCGCCGCGCTGACGCAGGCCAGACAGTACGCCCCGGCGAAGGAGGAGTACCGGCGCCTGCTGGCGATCCACCCCGAAGCCCCGGAGCCGCGCCTCGGCCTCGCCCGCATCGCCCTGCGGCTGGGAGACTACGAGGAGGCGACCCGGCTCTTCCGTGAAGTGCTGGAGCGCCATCCGCAAGATCCGCAATCTCTTTACAACCTCGGATTGGTCCGCTACCGCGCCGGCGATTACGCGGAGGCCCGCAGCCTTCTGGGACGCCTCCTCGTGGAGATGCCCGGCCACGCCGAGGCGCACTACATGCTCGGACTCTGCTTCATGCGCGGCGGGGACGATGGCCGCGCCGAGGAGGAGCTGGGGAGGGCGATCGCGCTGGCGCCGGAGAACAGCCAGGCCCATTTCAATCTCGCCAAGGTCTACGCACGGCGCGGGAAAAAGGCCGAGGCGGCGCGGGAGCAGGAGATCTTCGTGCGCCTGTGGGACCGGCAGGCGAAGGACCGGGCGGCCGAAGGAAACGCGCGGGAGCTCTTCCTCACGGCGGACTACGTCGCGGCGCTCAAGGAATACGACCGGCTGCTGGCGATTTCTCCGGAGTCGGGCCGCTACCAGCTGGGGAGGGCGCAATGCCTGCTCAAGATGAAACGGCCGGAAGAGGCGAGGGCGGCGCTGGAAAAGGCGGTGGCGAGCGACCCGAAGCTGACCGAGGCGCACTACCTCCTGGCCGTGCTCTATCAGCAGAGCGGCGAAGAGGAAAAGAGCCGCCGCGAGCGGGAGGCGTTCGACCGGCTGGAGGCGATCGGTGAGAACAAGACCGGTTTCTAG
- a CDS encoding CRTAC1 family protein, with translation MRTRPVSRRGAAIPCVCFLLALSGPGPAAGPTASKPAKPTFTEVAAASGIAFRHVSGATAEKNMIEDMGSGVCVLDYDADGDPDLYFVQSGPVRSGAGRPGNVLYRNDGKGRFADVTRQAGVAGYGYGMGCAAGDYDNDGRIDLYVTNFGPNILYRNNGDGTFRDVTKQAGVTDPLWSTSAAFADYDGDGRLDLFVANYVDFNLDHNKWCGDPVRKIRAYCHPDAYEGVPDTLYHNNGDGTFTEVTRKAGLTEHWGKGLGVVWSDLDLDGDLDVYVAKDSVPGVLYRNNGNGTFTDVTLESGTGYSEDGRPEAGMGVDSGDYDNDGRFDLIVTNLSGEPNELWRNLGGLRFEVATFPSGIGEISIPFVGFGTNLFDIDNDGDQDLFVTNGHIIDNIKQFNDSLSYEQRAFLFENQGHGKMREVGPERGPYFSTAQVGRGMAVADLDGDGDLDVVLSNHDSPAALLRNDGGNRSHFLRLRFSGRRSNRDAIGARAVVTVGKRRQIDEIRSGTSYLSQNELILHFGLGDSPRADRVEIRWPSGAIQVLQGVAADQTLAITEPPPGAPGRPAAASP, from the coding sequence GTGAGAACAAGACCGGTTTCTAGGCGAGGCGCGGCGATTCCTTGCGTCTGCTTCCTGCTGGCGCTGTCGGGCCCCGGTCCGGCGGCCGGACCCACCGCCTCCAAGCCGGCCAAGCCGACTTTCACGGAGGTGGCGGCCGCTTCGGGGATCGCCTTCCGTCACGTGTCGGGCGCGACGGCGGAGAAGAACATGATCGAGGACATGGGCTCGGGGGTGTGCGTTCTGGACTATGACGCGGACGGAGATCCCGATCTCTACTTCGTGCAATCGGGTCCGGTCCGGAGCGGAGCCGGGCGCCCCGGCAACGTCCTGTATCGGAACGACGGGAAAGGGCGTTTTGCCGACGTCACGCGGCAGGCGGGAGTCGCCGGGTACGGGTATGGAATGGGATGCGCCGCGGGAGATTACGACAACGACGGTCGAATCGATCTGTACGTGACGAACTTCGGCCCCAACATCCTCTACCGGAACAACGGGGACGGCACGTTCCGCGACGTCACGAAGCAGGCGGGCGTCACCGACCCCCTGTGGAGCACCAGCGCCGCGTTCGCCGATTACGACGGCGACGGGCGCCTCGACCTGTTCGTCGCGAACTACGTCGACTTCAACCTGGATCACAACAAATGGTGCGGCGATCCGGTGCGCAAGATCCGGGCTTATTGCCACCCCGACGCCTACGAAGGGGTGCCGGACACTCTCTATCACAACAACGGCGACGGCACCTTCACCGAGGTGACGCGCAAGGCGGGGCTCACCGAGCACTGGGGGAAGGGGCTGGGAGTGGTCTGGAGCGATCTCGACTTGGACGGCGATCTCGACGTCTACGTGGCCAAGGACTCCGTGCCGGGCGTCCTCTACCGAAACAACGGGAACGGCACGTTCACCGACGTGACGCTGGAGTCGGGCACCGGCTACAGCGAGGACGGCAGGCCCGAGGCCGGGATGGGAGTGGATTCCGGCGACTACGACAACGACGGCCGCTTCGACCTCATCGTCACGAACCTCTCGGGGGAGCCGAACGAGCTCTGGCGGAATCTTGGCGGGCTGCGCTTCGAGGTCGCCACCTTTCCGTCCGGGATCGGCGAGATCAGCATCCCGTTCGTCGGCTTCGGCACGAACCTGTTCGACATCGACAACGACGGCGATCAGGACCTGTTCGTGACGAACGGTCACATCATCGACAACATCAAGCAGTTCAACGACTCGCTCAGCTACGAACAGCGGGCCTTCTTGTTCGAGAACCAGGGCCACGGAAAGATGCGTGAAGTCGGTCCCGAGAGGGGCCCGTATTTCTCCACCGCACAGGTGGGAAGGGGAATGGCGGTGGCCGACCTGGATGGCGACGGCGATCTCGACGTCGTCCTCAGCAACCACGATTCACCGGCCGCGCTGCTGCGCAACGACGGCGGCAACCGGAGCCACTTCTTGCGCCTCCGGTTTTCCGGGAGGCGCTCGAACCGGGACGCCATCGGAGCGCGGGCGGTCGTGACGGTGGGAAAGAGACGCCAGATCGACGAGATCCGGAGCGGGACTTCTTATCTCTCCCAGAACGAGCTCATCCTCCACTTCGGCCTGGGTGACTCGCCAAGAGCCGACCGCGTGGAGATTCGCTGGCCCTCCGGAGCGATCCAGGTGCTCCAAGGCGTGGCCGCGGATCAAACCCTGGCGATCACCGAGCCGCCCCCGGGAGCGCCGGGCCGGCCTGCGGCCGCGAGCCCCTGA
- a CDS encoding glycosyltransferase family 2 protein — protein MTVSSSERPHLAASRALASHLSVVIPVFNEEENLPELNRRLRETLEGAGIPYRLLFVNDGSRDRSLDWLRALCTADSRVRVLSFSRNFGHQISISAGIAHADGDAVVVMDADLQDPPEVIPHLLERWAEGSDVVYAVRRRRKEGGARRAAYKLFYRILCGISSVEIPHDSGDFSLMDSRVVAHLRSFPERNRFLRGLRAWVGFRQTEWVYERMARASGEPKYRIRHLVKLALDGFFAFSTVPLQIATYLGFMAAGLGFLYLLFALASRFLYNTPAGWTSLAAIILFLGGTQLLILGILGEYLGRVYEEVKQRPLYILDERIGFPDQG, from the coding sequence TTGACCGTTTCTTCTTCGGAGCGGCCTCACCTCGCGGCGAGCCGTGCCCTCGCCTCCCACCTGTCGGTCGTCATTCCGGTCTTCAACGAGGAGGAGAACCTGCCGGAGCTGAACCGCCGTCTCCGTGAAACGCTGGAGGGAGCCGGCATTCCCTACCGACTGCTGTTCGTCAATGACGGAAGCCGCGATCGATCTCTCGATTGGCTGCGCGCCCTGTGCACCGCCGACTCGCGCGTCAGGGTCCTTTCCTTCTCGCGGAATTTTGGCCATCAGATCTCGATCAGCGCCGGCATCGCCCATGCCGACGGCGACGCCGTGGTCGTCATGGATGCCGACCTCCAGGATCCTCCCGAAGTGATTCCTCACCTTCTCGAGCGTTGGGCCGAGGGCAGCGACGTTGTCTACGCCGTCCGCAGGAGGAGAAAGGAGGGGGGAGCAAGGCGTGCCGCTTACAAACTTTTCTACCGGATCCTGTGCGGCATCAGCAGCGTCGAGATCCCGCACGACTCGGGCGATTTCTCCCTCATGGACTCGCGGGTGGTGGCGCACCTTCGGAGCTTTCCCGAGCGCAACCGGTTCCTGCGCGGACTGCGGGCGTGGGTCGGATTCCGCCAGACGGAATGGGTTTACGAACGGATGGCCCGGGCTTCCGGCGAGCCGAAATACCGGATCCGCCACCTGGTGAAGCTGGCTCTGGACGGTTTCTTCGCCTTCTCCACCGTCCCGCTCCAGATCGCGACCTACCTCGGGTTCATGGCGGCGGGCCTCGGCTTTCTCTATCTCCTCTTCGCGCTCGCCAGCCGATTCCTCTACAACACCCCGGCGGGCTGGACGTCTCTCGCCGCCATCATCCTATTCCTGGGCGGGACGCAGCTGTTGATCCTGGGTATCCTCGGCGAGTACCTGGGACGGGTCTACGAAGAGGTCAAACAACGCCCTCTCTACATCCTGGACGAGAGGATCGGCTTTCCGGATCAGGGTTGA
- a CDS encoding DUF3187 family protein, whose protein sequence is MARFAAAIVLLLLTASPALGAPGIGLDDAPAAERGPFEERNQLPFDLLFLAFPARGGRTLLPGEQQFLVSQTYSNTLIGSDIFFTDLDPASGARQHLSPMLVAAAQASHPGRSLFFLDLEHGRTELRWRAGVFRWLELGAEVPFLSYRGGSFDGLIESYHRRLGLPSGGRDLFVRDRVGIALTWDDEIYFAGASPSLFQIGDVSLFGRIPLRQSPRGDLALSAAVKLPTGNAENLGGSGGADYGLEVEGTGRWGRQRLHGAAGWVLPGGWSLFPRFEPARMWSLLAGYEFLSKRRLSWIVQVQSQSSVFHGWRQADPDLSRPSSELLVGLKRSGRNEIWTFEAAVIEGLFDQNNAVDIGIRTGVSRRFPGR, encoded by the coding sequence TTGGCGAGATTCGCAGCGGCGATCGTTCTTCTACTCCTGACGGCATCCCCCGCGCTGGGCGCGCCCGGCATCGGATTGGACGATGCGCCCGCCGCGGAGCGCGGCCCCTTCGAGGAGAGGAACCAGCTTCCCTTCGATCTCCTCTTCCTCGCCTTCCCGGCGCGCGGCGGCCGTACGCTGCTCCCGGGCGAGCAGCAGTTTCTCGTCAGCCAAACCTATTCCAACACCTTGATCGGCTCCGACATCTTCTTCACCGATCTCGACCCCGCCTCCGGCGCGCGCCAGCATCTTTCTCCGATGCTGGTCGCCGCGGCCCAGGCCTCCCATCCCGGACGGAGCCTGTTCTTCTTGGACCTGGAGCATGGCCGCACCGAGCTGCGCTGGCGCGCGGGGGTTTTCCGCTGGCTCGAGCTGGGGGCGGAGGTTCCCTTTCTCTCGTACCGGGGAGGCTCGTTCGACGGACTGATCGAGAGCTATCACCGCCGCCTCGGACTGCCGTCGGGAGGACGCGACCTCTTCGTCCGGGACAGAGTCGGCATCGCGCTGACGTGGGATGATGAAATCTATTTCGCCGGCGCCAGCCCCAGCCTGTTTCAGATCGGCGACGTGTCGCTCTTCGGGAGGATCCCGCTCCGGCAATCGCCGCGCGGCGATCTGGCGCTCTCGGCGGCGGTCAAGCTCCCGACGGGGAACGCCGAGAACCTGGGCGGCAGCGGCGGCGCCGACTACGGGCTCGAGGTGGAAGGCACGGGGAGGTGGGGCCGCCAGCGCCTTCACGGCGCTGCGGGATGGGTGCTGCCGGGAGGCTGGTCGCTGTTCCCGCGCTTCGAGCCGGCGAGGATGTGGAGCCTGTTGGCCGGCTACGAGTTTCTCTCAAAGCGCCGTCTTTCCTGGATTGTCCAGGTGCAGTCTCAGAGCAGCGTCTTCCATGGATGGCGACAAGCCGACCCCGATCTCTCCAGGCCGAGCAGCGAGCTGCTGGTGGGATTGAAGCGATCCGGCCGGAACGAGATCTGGACCTTCGAGGCCGCCGTCATCGAGGGACTGTTCGACCAGAACAACGCGGTCGACATCGGGATCCGGACGGGCGTGTCGCGGCGTTTCCCGGGACGCTGA